GGACTGCACAGAAATTGTGGTCAGGTAAGCCTATCAGAAAAGACTACCACGTAAGTTATTAGCATATTAAATACAAAGGCAGCAGGTGTCAGCATTTATCAGCATGATTCACTTTAAAAAAAATAAACAATCTGTATATGAGCACGTATTATGAATCCAGGTATGCCAGCAGCCCTAGTGAGGTGAAGCAGCTGGATACAGCTAAGCTGAGGGAAGCTTTTTTTATTGAGCAGGTATTTGAAGCAGATGCTATTCGCTGGGTATATACCCATTACGACCGTTATATGGCAGGTGGAGCTATGCCGGTAACAGATGCACTGACACTGGACAGCATTGACTTGCTGAAAGCAGACTATTTCCTGGAACGCCGGGAATTGGGAATGATCAATGTAGGCGGTGAAGGGTTGGTATTGGTAGATGGGGAGGAATTTGAACTGGCTTATAAAGAGGCCTTGTATATAGGGCAAGGAAACAGGCAGGTGGTATTTAGTAGCAAGGATGCTGCAAATCCTGCTAAGTTTTATCTTAACTCCACACCTGCCCATCAGCATTATCCTACCCGTAAGGTAGCGAAGACAGATGCAGAAGTGGTTACGCTGGGCGCCTTGGAAACTTCCAATCACCGTACGATTAATAAGCTGCTGGTCAATTCCGTATTGGAAACCTGCCAGCTGCAAATGGGAATGACGGAGCTGAAACCAGGCAGCGTCTGGAATACAATGCCTGCGCATACGCACGACAGGCGAATGGAAGTATACTTTTATTTTGAAGTACCCGAAGGGCAGTCCGTATGCCATTTTATGGGAGAACCCCAGGAAACCCGGCATATCTGGCTGCAGAACGAACAGGCGGTGATTTCACCACCCTGGTCTATCCACTCCGGAGCAGGAACCAGTAACTATACTTTTATATGGGGAATGGCGGGAGAGAACCTGGACTACGGAGATATGGATTTCTGTGCTATTCAAGAATTAAGATAATGACATTATAATAAGCGTAAGCATGATGATAAAAAAAACATTCACCAGCGGGGTGCTGAGTTTGCTTATCCTGAACAGTGTGATAGCGGTTCCTGTATCCGCTGGCACTGGTAAGCCGGTTGCCGTTGTTACAGCAGCAAGGTATACCGGCGATTATCCGGCAGACGCCATCCGCCGGGTGATGGTAAAGGTAGGCTCCTGGCAATGGAAACATATTGAACGAAAGGGCTGGAGCTATGCACAAACCGATTGGACCAATGGCGCCATGTATGCCGGGATGATGGCATTGAATCAGGTAGCTGATTCACCTGCATATATGCAGCACCTTTTGCGTGTGGGAGAAGATAATCAGTGGAATACCGGTCCTTACCGTTTTTTTGCAGATGATTATTGCATCGGACAGATGTATGCGCAGCTTTACAGTATATATCAGCAGCCGGAGATGATTGAAAAGTTCCGGCTGCTGGCAGATAGTATTGTTGCCCAACCACATGATGAACCTTTGGAATGGGTCAATAATATTCATTTGCGGGAGTGGGCCTGGTGTGATGCTTTGTTTATGGGACCTCCTGCGTTGGCGTATTTATCTACAGCTACCGGCGATCTGAAATACCTGCAAACGGCTTCAAAACTATGGTGGAAAACATCTGACTTTTTATTCGATCGCGAAGAAAATTTATACTACCGGGATGGACGTTTTATCCCACAACGCGAAAAGAACGGAAAAAAAGTTTTCTGGAGCCGGGGAAATGGTTGGGTAATGGGTGGCTTGGCCAGGATGATGGATAATATGCCCGCCGGTTTTCCGGACAGACCCAAGTTTGAAGACCAGTTTAAAAAGATGGCTTATCGGGTGGCGGGCTTACAAACAGCTGATGGCACCTGGCATGCCAGTTTGCTGGATCCAGATAACTATCCGGCTAAAGAAACCAGTGGCACCGGCTTTTATGTATATGCACTTACCTGGGGTATTAATAATGGCTTGTTGCCGGAGAAAGATTTTCTGCCGGTGATTCAAAAAGGATGGCAGGCATTACTGGATTGTGTACAGGAAGATGGTAAACTTGGATTTGTGCAGATACCGGCTGCTGCTCCCGGACAGGCTACCGCTAATGACACAGAGGTATATGGGGTGGGCGCCTTTTTACTGGCTGGAGCAGAACTGATCAAATATGATATCAGCAAACGTGCGGAAGTACGGATTGCCGTTAACAATGCCTCCGGAGTAAACAGGCAGGGAACTTTGGTAGAAATACCCTATACGGATATTTCCAAAAAGCTGGATAAGGCTACCAGAAAATCATTCAAGATCGTAAACCTGCTGAATCTGCAGGAAATCCCCTATCAACTTATCTATGAAGGTGGGAAAGAAGTAAAGAAAATAGCATTGCAGGTGAGTGTGATACCTGGAGGAAGTATTACCGCTGCAGTGGTTGCCGGTGCACCTGCTGCCATACCGGCCCAGGCTTATGGACGTTATGTACCGGAACGAAAGGATGACTATGCCTGGGAAAATGATAAGATTGCTTTTCGTATGTACGGGCCTGCACTGGACAAATTTCCAAATGAAAATGCACATGGTATTGATGTATGGGGAAAGCGTACTAAAGAGATGGTGATTGATCAATGGTATAAACTGGACAATTATCATCATGACAATGGGCAAGGATTGGATTTCTACAGCGTAGGGCTGACATTGGGAGCGGGTGATATAGCACCCTATATCGGAGATTCCATTTATTTCTCCCCTAAGTACAAAACCTATAAAGTGCTGGATAACGGGCCGTTAAGAACTACATTTCAATTGATCTATGACACCTGGCAGGTAAATAATATGCCCGTATCCGTTATTAAAACTATTTCACTGGATGCAGGGTCACAGCTGAATAAAATGTCGGTACAATATACATTTAAAGGCAAAGAGTTGCCGGTGGTAACAGGGCTTGTTAAGCGTGCTTCAGCAGGTACCGTACTCCTGGATGAGCAGCATGGTGTGATGGGCTACTGGGAACCACAACATGGGGAAGATGGTACAATCGGTACCGGATGTGTATTTACAACCCCTGTACCACAATTACTAACAGACAGGAAACATTTGCTGGCACCAGGAGTAGCTGGTAATCATCAGGACTTTGTGTATTACACCGGCGCCGCCTGGAGTAAAGGAGGGGCAATAGCTGATGCACAGCAATGGTTTTCTTACCTGGAAGATTTTGCAAAAGGATTAAAAGCGCCTTTGAAAGTCAGGGTGTGGTAATAGCAGGCATAACATTTAATCAAATAAAATGATGGTCTTGAATCTATTTAATCTGCAGGGAAAGGTAGCACTGGTAACAGGCTGCAAAAGAGGCATTGGCC
The Chitinophaga sp. H8 DNA segment above includes these coding regions:
- the kduI gene encoding 5-dehydro-4-deoxy-D-glucuronate isomerase yields the protein MSTYYESRYASSPSEVKQLDTAKLREAFFIEQVFEADAIRWVYTHYDRYMAGGAMPVTDALTLDSIDLLKADYFLERRELGMINVGGEGLVLVDGEEFELAYKEALYIGQGNRQVVFSSKDAANPAKFYLNSTPAHQHYPTRKVAKTDAEVVTLGALETSNHRTINKLLVNSVLETCQLQMGMTELKPGSVWNTMPAHTHDRRMEVYFYFEVPEGQSVCHFMGEPQETRHIWLQNEQAVISPPWSIHSGAGTSNYTFIWGMAGENLDYGDMDFCAIQELR
- a CDS encoding DUF4861 family protein translates to MMIKKTFTSGVLSLLILNSVIAVPVSAGTGKPVAVVTAARYTGDYPADAIRRVMVKVGSWQWKHIERKGWSYAQTDWTNGAMYAGMMALNQVADSPAYMQHLLRVGEDNQWNTGPYRFFADDYCIGQMYAQLYSIYQQPEMIEKFRLLADSIVAQPHDEPLEWVNNIHLREWAWCDALFMGPPALAYLSTATGDLKYLQTASKLWWKTSDFLFDREENLYYRDGRFIPQREKNGKKVFWSRGNGWVMGGLARMMDNMPAGFPDRPKFEDQFKKMAYRVAGLQTADGTWHASLLDPDNYPAKETSGTGFYVYALTWGINNGLLPEKDFLPVIQKGWQALLDCVQEDGKLGFVQIPAAAPGQATANDTEVYGVGAFLLAGAELIKYDISKRAEVRIAVNNASGVNRQGTLVEIPYTDISKKLDKATRKSFKIVNLLNLQEIPYQLIYEGGKEVKKIALQVSVIPGGSITAAVVAGAPAAIPAQAYGRYVPERKDDYAWENDKIAFRMYGPALDKFPNENAHGIDVWGKRTKEMVIDQWYKLDNYHHDNGQGLDFYSVGLTLGAGDIAPYIGDSIYFSPKYKTYKVLDNGPLRTTFQLIYDTWQVNNMPVSVIKTISLDAGSQLNKMSVQYTFKGKELPVVTGLVKRASAGTVLLDEQHGVMGYWEPQHGEDGTIGTGCVFTTPVPQLLTDRKHLLAPGVAGNHQDFVYYTGAAWSKGGAIADAQQWFSYLEDFAKGLKAPLKVRVW